The following proteins come from a genomic window of Brevibacillus antibioticus:
- a CDS encoding ribonuclease J, translating into MTTKYRRLHVLAKSNHSVLVFALGGVGEIGKNMYVVQSGDDIVVIDAGLKFPEEEMLGIDMVIPDITYLEEHRDKVRGIIITHGHEDHIGGLSYVLKHLKVPVYATKLTLGLIDAKLKEAGILNETKRVLINSDSEVVLGKMKATFFRVNHSIPDCVGVCLDTPEGYIVHTGDFKFDQTPVNNQVADLAKMAMIGDRGVLCLLSDSTNSERPGFTGSERSVGKALMDVFSKASGRIVVSTFASNVHRIQQVVDAAAQFNRKLTVVGRSMQNVINISRDLGYLLVPEGLIVEIDEINKLNAEQVVILSTGSQGEPMSALTRMARSAHRKIDILPGDTVIIAATPIPGNEKYVARTIDQLSRIGADVIYGGHGPNGTVHVSGHGSQEELRLMLNLMKPKYFIPVHGEYRMLKTHALLAEQVGIPEENTFLLDNGDTVEFLGGKARYGGKVHAGNVLIDGLGVGDVGNIVLRDRKLLSQDGILVVVVTLSKQNGTILSGPDIISRGFVYVRESEELLDEANRIVTQTLVKCMEENVNEWSSLKNNVKDSLGRYLYEQTRRRPMILPIIMEV; encoded by the coding sequence ATGACAACTAAATATAGGAGGTTACACGTTTTGGCAAAGTCGAATCACTCTGTTCTCGTTTTCGCCCTGGGCGGAGTCGGCGAAATTGGGAAGAATATGTACGTGGTACAAAGCGGTGACGACATCGTAGTGATTGATGCCGGATTGAAATTCCCAGAAGAGGAAATGCTGGGGATTGATATGGTTATTCCGGATATCACCTACTTGGAGGAACATCGCGACAAGGTTCGGGGTATTATTATTACGCATGGACACGAAGACCACATCGGCGGCCTCAGCTACGTGCTGAAGCATTTGAAAGTCCCGGTTTATGCGACAAAACTTACCCTTGGTTTAATTGATGCAAAGTTAAAAGAAGCGGGCATCCTAAACGAAACAAAACGCGTATTGATCAACAGCGACTCGGAAGTCGTTCTCGGAAAGATGAAGGCGACCTTTTTCCGCGTAAACCACAGCATCCCGGATTGTGTAGGGGTATGCCTGGATACGCCAGAAGGTTACATCGTTCATACAGGAGACTTCAAGTTCGATCAAACACCTGTTAACAATCAGGTAGCTGATCTGGCAAAAATGGCGATGATCGGTGACAGAGGCGTTTTGTGCTTGCTCTCTGACAGTACGAATTCAGAACGGCCTGGATTTACCGGATCAGAACGCTCTGTAGGCAAAGCACTCATGGATGTGTTCAGCAAAGCATCTGGACGTATTGTTGTTTCTACGTTTGCATCAAATGTTCACCGCATTCAACAAGTGGTGGACGCTGCAGCACAGTTCAACCGTAAATTGACGGTTGTTGGCCGGAGCATGCAAAATGTTATTAATATCAGCAGAGACCTGGGATATTTACTAGTTCCTGAAGGCTTGATTGTTGAGATCGATGAAATCAACAAGCTGAATGCTGAACAAGTCGTTATTTTATCAACTGGAAGCCAAGGAGAGCCTATGTCCGCGCTCACTCGGATGGCCCGATCCGCCCATCGGAAAATTGACATCCTTCCAGGGGATACCGTAATTATTGCAGCCACTCCCATTCCAGGGAATGAAAAATATGTGGCGCGCACGATCGATCAGTTATCGCGCATTGGTGCAGATGTCATTTATGGTGGCCATGGACCAAACGGAACCGTCCACGTCTCCGGTCATGGTAGCCAAGAGGAATTGCGCCTGATGCTTAACTTAATGAAGCCTAAGTACTTTATTCCCGTTCACGGTGAATATCGCATGCTGAAAACACATGCCTTACTCGCTGAACAGGTTGGCATTCCTGAAGAAAACACGTTCTTGCTGGATAACGGCGATACAGTTGAATTCTTAGGGGGCAAGGCCCGTTACGGTGGAAAAGTCCATGCTGGCAACGTTTTGATTGACGGCTTGGGTGTTGGTGATGTTGGAAACATCGTACTTAGAGATCGCAAATTACTGTCACAAGATGGCATACTGGTAGTTGTCGTTACACTCAGCAAACAAAATGGCACGATTTTGTCAGGTCCAGACATCATTTCTCGCGGTTTCGTATACGTGCGTGAATCCGAAGAGCTGCTGGATGAGGCAAATCGCATAGTGACCCAAACACTTGTCAAATGCATGGAAGAAAATGTGAATGAATGGTCTTCACTGAAAAATAACGTAAAAGATTCATTAGGTCGTTATCTGTACGAGCAAACGCGCAGACGTCCGATGATCTTGCCGATTATCATGGAAGTGTAG